TCTGTCAGCACTGTTGTGTCGAAACCCGAAAGCAGTCACAGTGATGTCAAATCTCTCATGCCACTGTTTAGGAGCTTGCTTCAAACCATACAGAGATTTAATAAGTCTACACACTTTGTTCTCTTGTCCAGGCATCACAAACCCTTCTGGTTGCTCCAAATAAATCTCCTCATTTAGATACCCATTTAGAAATGttgtctttacatccatttgatggaTGTAAAGCCCTTTCAAAGCAGACACCGCTATCAGAGTTCTAATAGAACCTATTCTAGCCACAGGTGCATAGGTATCAAAATAGTCGATCCCTTCTCTCTGCCTATACCCTTTAGCGACTAATCTCGCTTTATAGGCAGAGATGGATCCATCTGGATGATACTTCCTTTTGAAAATCCATTTGGATCCAATAGGTTTCTTTCCCTTGGGTAGATCAGCTAACTCCCAAGTTCCATTTCCCATAATGGAATCCATTTCATCATTGACTGCCTCCTTCCACAAAGGAGCATCTCTTGATGACATTGCCTCGTTGAAAGTTTTAGGATCATCATCCAAATTTACAGCAAAAATGACCTCTCTCGTCACTTTCTTTTGAGTTCCTTCAACCAGGTAAGAAAAGAAATCATCTCCATAACTTTTCTCTTTTCTAACTCTAGTACTTTTCCTTGGTTCTTCAACTATTGGTGAGGGTTGAACCCTTTTCTCAGAAGTACTAGAAGTTGTGGTGCCATttgagttttcatcatctctaGAAAACTTGTTCTCAAAGAATTCCACATCTCTGGATTCTACAACTATACCTGATTCGTCATCCAACAATCGGTAAGATTTACTATGCGAAGCATATCCAATGAATACACTCTTGAAAGCTCGTTCTCCTAGTTTGAGTGTCTTTGGATCAGGTACGCGATAGTAAGCAAGACAACCCCAAACCCTCAAATGCTCTAGGTTTGGTTTTCTTcctttccataactcatatggactCGTAGGTATCACACAACTAGTGATCCTATTATGAACATAACATGCGGTTAACACAGCTTCCCCCCACATATTACGAGGTAGACCCGATTGGTTTAACATACAGTTAGCCATCTCTACCAAGGTTCGGTTCTTTCTCTCAGCCAAACCATTTTGTTGGGGAGTATATGGTGCAGTTCTCTCATGTATGATGCCTTCTTCTTCACAGAATGCATCAAACTTTCGGTTAAAGTATTCCCCGCCTCTGTCCGAGCGAAGAATTTTAATGCGTTTCTCCTTTTGCTTTTCAATTTCAGCCTTATATATTTTGAATGCCTCAAAAGCTTCGTCTTTTGAATGCAACAAATAAACATATAAGTATCGGCTCGAGTCATCACAGAAAGTGATAAAGTATCTCTTACCCCCACGAGTAAGAACTCCATTCAGTTCACAAATATCTGAatgtgtcacggcccccgcccCCGGTTTAACCCGgatcaggagccgcgggacaggaaacaCGCGGTAGTcaagtttacagcggaagtctttagcAGGATCGTTTTAATTattgaaaatgcccgagtattatttatttacatttcgggATAACCCCGTAATTTTcatcatttcattattttacaaacatgtttatttatttatatgagccactacttcaagcttgatagtgctccgtagcacgtgtactgatttcacagtatgtcacctgaaacatgttgtaaaaaggttttgtcagcggggaaatactgagtgaatcattcagttttgtTTAAgacgacacatagttataaattacagcataagagcgattacaatggcattatcttattttatatctggtattgccacccgtgtgacgatggtcatatcactattgggtccagtcacccaattagtgacgttttatCACTGTTAGGGCTTGTAGCCTAACCACTGTTAGGGCTTACTGCCTAAccctgtgagaaattagtaatgtgcacaataccccactaaccagcgatcaagataaccacgacttaatccctgtaattataatactttgaaaataatttggagtattgtaaaacagtttgataaaaagaagaatgactcacattgcagaattaacgagcagtgtataagcctactgattagccttgtttatTTCTAaattaacaataatgcacacaaaacaggattagtgatcaatacagcagttacgataacttccccgagatcaattttgacaatgaatgtccaagtgcaatacttcggctcatttatcaaaatgacaaacgataaagtatagtacttcaactcgtatatcgaattatcgacaacgacaaagtacaatgcttcggctcattattgaattatcgacaacgataaagcatagcccaatgtgggcggcacttaggtattctttggatatattgatcccggaaactgaatcgtaatagcgatcgagtaattaccctgattgcggcagcgtttcgtgacgTGTGTGTGTTAATTGAAGTAATTTGGTGATATCTCGACGTACAGAACGAATTCTCTCGTCGAACTaacgcaggaaatcaagtgccaaactcctctatttatacctgaaatttggtctccctcgcgtgtcacgacagggaaacatggtcctggcgcgtggcgcgacgggtcacttttaatatgcggtagccacgcgtctcagtagcttgggtgagtcgacggtttgttaaaattcaatttctatcgaaaacagtttgagaaatactaactaggaaataccccccctgagttttaggggccctgatcctgattccgattgttctgaaaattttagggtttatgccaaatcacttgggtgtctcaattagggttttcttaatagctaattaccttcctaattatggattttggtgacagttgttacatcctccccaccttaataaaaatctcgtcctcgagatttactggaatagataaGGGTATCTTTGCTTCATTTCTGATTTCAGTTTGTAGATATATTCAGATTCTTTCTTTGAGTTCTATTAATATTATTGTTTATGTGTAAAAATTTTACTCGTCTATCCTTTATTCGTAGTGATTTCTTTACGAATTTTGACTTTTCGTTtatctctttttcttgaagagACACTACCAGGGATTTGTTTATCAACTATTTCTGGAAATTGGATATAtgaaacatatcatgtattctAACTACTTTTTCGAGTAGTCGAAAATAATAAACTACTGATCTTAttggaaatggtcctatgtatctttaGACTTAGTTTTCTTTTCTTACCGAATCTAATAATTTCTTTCAAGGagatatttttaataatattttgtttCCAACTCGAACTTTAATGGATTTAGTTTATAGTCGTCTTCAGTCTTTCCCTTGGGATACTAAATATTACAGTTGTATTCACTccaatatgtatcttaaattcttatgacctgTATGGGTAATAACTTTATCTTCTTACAGATAGTGGTTTCTAATCTGAAGGTTAAATTTATGCTATAAGATTTTAAAGCTTCTTTTGATTTAGATTTTTATTTAACCTTAATTGTTTTAGCTTATTTTAGGGATATATATTTTATCAAATATACCATCTATAGTATCTATTTGAGTTTACAGAATTCCAAATTTTCTTTTAGGGATTGCGGAATTTGTCATTTAATATTGTTCGAAACACAAATCTATTGTGGACAAATGCCTAGTATTTGAAAATTAAGCAAATAGATTTTTATTCCTAGAGAATAGGTATTGATTTCTAATTTATTTTTCTATAATCGATATATCTTTTCCTTAATCCTTCCTTTCTATTAACACGGAAGCTTTTATAAAGAAGTTGAGCAAAGTTGGTTATTATTCCTATAACATTGAATCCGGCTAATTTATTAATAACAAATTTTACAGCAAAGTTTACGTCCTATTAATTCTATCTTTGCTTCTTGCAAAATATTATTTATTCTAACGAAATCTGTGTCAATTGTAAAAGTCGGCCTAAGGtttggttaaaggtaaattaaagatttggcaaaatgaagtatttataaaactttggtttgctcTAGAGTCAAATAATTCTTTTGCCTAATCGTCGGAAATTTTAAAACGTAccaactatgatgtcaggaattagttcagcttcctgagtagttaattggAAAGCTCTTGCATTTCTCTTGGTAGTCCCTTCTGTAGGTTTTGTCTTTTCGTTTGCTGGGTTGCCTAATTTCGGGCAGTTAGTTTTGTAATGTCCAGCTTCTCCGCAATTGTAGCAggttattgccttctttttcctgcaatcctcttcccgatgtcctggaattttgcagaaattgcaacatcctttgcattttccaaaatgcctGCTGTTGCAAGTATCACAAAATGGGATGGTAGGAAATCGCTCATTTCCTCGTTTCCTGAGATGGTTATTATTACCTACATggaattcttgggaaattttctgggctaaatccttcctcctattttcttcccgAGTGCGTACCAGTCCGTCAGTTAGGGTGTtggctaattctaccgcatcgtcaattgtacgaggtctcgcagctttgacaatgtcacgaatttcgctaattaaaccccagatatagcgagatATAAGTACcgattctggcgaagccagtgtaggtacaattctggcatactcaaagaattttgaagtataccctcgacaatctacgtccaccattcggtgacttaaaaacttatttgccatttgctctttctcatattcgggacaaaattttctttctattaatcgcttaaattcttcccaacctatGGCATAGGCTATGTCACTTCCTTTGGCTTGTAACacggtattccaccattctaatgcttcttctTTGAAAAGGTGTGACGTatacataaccttatcttcctcaacacatttacttattctaatcactgcctcagttttctctaaccaacgtagtgccgcagttgccccttcattgcctgcgaattctacaggtttacaggcaagaaactccttataagtgcaaccaggtgttgcaactttctttttcttagggagcggagctcGTCGcggttcattatcatgattagcaTGATCATtacctccgtttacgctattactgaaattatcttcagaaatacgtttactaggaatgatttgctgtggttctatgggatttttaacagcattgacaattgctggaatagcgttggctatcccttgagcaacaatattttctatatcctgcctagtcatatattgaccccctgactgttgctcagattgattaccttcgttaactggttcattattagcgtgtTCCATTGGATAACtgatttatagataaataattagtatacaagaaataatctAATGTtacacttaattgcacataaccACGTGTACCCAATTCTGTAAATTTTCTATGATATTTATtatatcatgcttctatatacaatcgttttattatttattttacacatactAGTTTTATTTATTACTATTACATAATCGTAATTTCATAAATTCCCGATCCTTTTGCTAAATAATAGTCTAGTAACGGTATTTCCTTggatcgtatttccaggagatttgttttCCAATCTCTTGAATCCTATTCCCAATATTTATTAGTTCCTGATCCAAGTGGTGAAGTCTAGCTGTATTCTCGTTACTCttttggtggatttggtaaagggtTCAGTtggaactgaggaaaaagcttatagggattatTCTGTAATTGTATTTCATGAGTCAACCATTTGTCTATATCGGAAGGTCGTGAGCGGATCAAAGGATTTGAAATAGCTGGGTCTAAGTTcgttggtagttgtgtttcatcACAGGGCTTAATAGTATTGAAATTTTCTAATACGAAATCTAACTCTTCTTGAGATGGTAATccctcaatttgcctagaactttcttcAATTTCTGTTTTCTTAGGCTCGAGAGGTAAAGCATTAAATTCTATAGGTTCCTCCCTggctggtatatacctattgaaatctctggaaacctctattcttactggatagagatttaagtTCTGGAGGGCATTAGACAAATCACTCATTCTGTTTACACACAATTATTATGTCAGAATTTATAACAAATTTGGTAGAAATACTCGTTTATTTATCCGAACAACTAGAATTTAGAGCACCCtagattttatttataaatttatttatttactgaataaggcTTTTAGATTTTGTAAAGAcactaaaattttattttatttgctaCACATATAAAATTTGTTTCATGTTATATGCAATTAatcagataataaaacacataatcacagaatagcAATTTAATAAagattaagtattttctaaataattaataggcttaaatcagtggcttgattagtggctctgataccacctctttcctgtcacggcccccgcccCCGGTTTAACCCGgatcaggagccgcgggacaggaaacaCGCGGTAGTcaagtttacagcggaagtctttagcAGGATCGTTTTAATTattgaaaatgcccgagtattatttatttacatttcgggATAACCCCGTAATTTTcatcatttcattattttacaaacatgtttatttatttatatgagccactacttcaagcttgatagtgctccgtagcacgtgtactgatttcacagtatgtcacctgaaacatgttgtaaaaaggttttgtcagcggggaaatactgagtgaatcattcagttttgtTTAAgacgacacatagttataaattacagcataagagcgattacaatggcattatcttattttatatctggtattgccacccgtgtgacgatggtcatatcactattgggtccagtcacccaattagtgacgttttatCACTGTTAGGGCTTGTAGCCTAACCACTGTTAGGGCTTACTGCCTAAccctgtgagaaattagtaatgtgcacaataccccactaaccagcgatcaagataaccacgacttaatccctgtaattataatactttgaaaataatttggagtattgtaaaacagtttgataaaaagaagaatgactcacattgcagaattaacgagcagtgtataagcctactgattagccttgtttatTTCTAaattaacaataatgcacacaaaacaggattagtgatcaatacagcagttacgataacttccccgagatcaattttgacaatgaatgtccaagtgcaatacttcggctcatttatcaaaatgacaaacgataaagtatagtacttcaactcgtatatcgaattatcgacaacgacaaagtacaatgcttcggctcattattgaattatcgacaacgataaagcatagcccaatgtgggcggcacttaggtattctttggatatattgatcccggaaactgaatcgtaatagcgatcgagtaattaccctgattgcggcagcgtttcgtgacgTGTGTGTGTTAATTGAAGTAATTTGGTGATATCTCGACGTACAGAACGAATTCTCTCGTCGAACTaacgcaggaaatcaagtgccaaactcctctatttatacctgaaatttggtctccctcgcgtgtcacgacagggaaacatggtcctggcgcgtggcgcgacgggtcacttttaatatgcggtagccacgcgtctcagtagcttgggtgagtcgacggtttgttaaaattcaatttctatcgaaaacagtttgagaaatactaactaggaaataccccccctgagttttaggggccctgatcctgattccgattgttctgaaaattttagggtttatgccaaatcacttgggtgtctcaattagggttttcttaatagctaattaccttcctaattatggattttggTGACAGTTGTTACAGAATGAATTAGTTCTAGTAGTGATGTATTGCGTTTATGAACACTTGGAAAAGGTTTCTTTGTGAATTTTGATTTAACACAAGTTTCGcatttttcaaagtctttatcttttaattttaataaacctTTAGTTTGCATTTTTtcaatatttttaatatttgtatGAGCTAAACGTTTATGCCATAAAGAAATTGAACAAGCGATATAATCAGAAGACATAATTTCATTCAAATCAAAACCAATTGCATTACATTCACCAATACTAGAACTAACACTACCACCACTATCACTATCACTATCACTTTCATTCCCAAACCCATCAATCACTGAAACGCCCCCTTCATCCGAATCTTCTTCTTCACCAATCCCATCTTCAGCTAAGTCAAGACGATACATTCCACCCGTGTTCTTTGCTTGACCCACATAGATGTCATTTAGAGAAAACTTCACACGGAGATTCTTGATAACCAGCTTGTAACCATTCCGATCAAACTTATCAGCAGAAACAAGACCCTTGGTGATACCAGGAACATGCAAAACGTCCTGAAGAGTAACCACTTGACCATCTCTAAAGTTTAGCCGCACCGTGCCTTTACCACGAACCTCTACACGATGTCCATCAGCACATACCACCACTGTTCTTGGGGAACAGGAGCATAAGTAAGAAACGACCCACGATTCCCACAAACATGAACAGTGGCTCCAGAATCCAAAAACCATCCTCTACATGCCACAATGCGTGTATATTGAGAAAGCATGTTGACTTCACCAAGACCCACGTTGGCCACTAGATTGGTAACTTTCTCAACATCAATAGCACTTATAGAACCAATCGTAGATCCAGATTTCCTTTGAGAGCACTCTCGTGCATAATGCCCTATTTCTCCACAAACATGACATTTACCAGACCTCTTTGGTTGATGGTTGTTAGTGTTTTATGACTTCTTGAACTCTTTTTTCTTTGGTGCTGTAAACTTCTTATTCTTTGATGATGCCCTTTTTCCCTTATGACCAGATCCTCCAGCAAGATGATTCACACTCGATCCGACTTTACCTCTTTTGTCCATGTTGCGCGTTTCCTCCTCAATTCGAAGGTGCTTCAACAGTTCATCCAATGAGTAGTCCTCAGACTTGTGCATCATtctctttgagaaatctttccaACCAGGAGGCAATTTTGCAATAATGACCCCTACTTGAAATATTTCTGGCAGCGGAATAGAAAGTGCAGTCAATTTGTTAACAAGAACTTGGAGTTCATGCACCTGCTCCAAGATTGACTTGTCATCGACCATTTGGAAGTCTAGGTACTTGGCAATAAGGTATTTGTTAGTACCTTCTTCATGAGCCTTGTACTTATCTTCCAAAGCTTTCCACAATTCTCTAGCACTTTTTATCGGCGCGTACAAGTCATAGAGGCGATCCGAAAGGGAATTTTTGATGTGGCCCAGACAAAGATCTTCAGCTTCCTTACGGATAAGTCTTTGCCTTGCCAAATCTTCATTTGGGAGCTCTTCTGCTTCACCAGGAGGGTCATCAGGGATTGCAGGCAAGTCAGGATCAAGGATATAGTAAAGTTTCAGCACAACTAGCATGAACTTAACCTTGTCCGCCGAGCGGGTATAGTTCTGACCATCGAATCTGTCCAACTTGACAAACTCTTGATTCATGAATCTCAGATTGGCTGTTGGTAGTTCAGAGTCCATTGATTCTGTTGAttaaaacacaaaataaaatcctttaagattgttgaaaaataattcaatcaaacaattaatttattaattaccgagttatcagccaaccagtttgttccaacttgagcaaactgattaaagaaaggtagaaggagacTGTCCCGTTGTCGGACGAATTTAAAGAACACGTAAATTAAAACCAACCTGGCGAGTGAGAACGAAGATCCTTGAACGGAAGCCTTGAACTGCACGGAAAAAACTCCTGTCCTTAAAGGATTTTACGCGCTCGTATTGCTGTGAGCTGCAGCGTAAACTCCCAGGATTTAATGCAGAACTGATCTGGTATTCCAACAGCAATGGAAACCAGAAAACGCAGAAGCTGGAACGAAAACAGAATCACacaatagagagagagagagctgcgaATTTGATGTGTGTAGAATGGGTTTCAGGAAGCTTTTATTTATAGTTTTAGTTATACCAGAGAATGAGAAAATTAGGGAGTGAGATAACAATCCATAACCAATTCGAATTACCTATCTCATACGAATTCGGTTACTAGATAATTATCCTTATACAAATTCGATTTACTATGGGATAACCCCCACTGTTTTCGAATCCATCCCTATCTCCTTCTTATCTCATCTCATTCGGTTTACAGATCTGACCCACCTGAAACCGaaccttagctaaaaataaaagctcctcagaagtgcaaagtgcgcctcaAACGCGCCCATTCGCGCCTCAAACGCGACCATTCGCGAGCTCGCGGCTCGGCTCGGCGCGCGTGTGGGCTTCACCCACTTCTCAACCCATTTAACACTATGAAGGCCcataaggggaaatcccttataaaCCACTCTAACTTCATTCACTCCACcaatgtaggatggaggaaacaTACCAACTTGTATGTTCCTCTTTAATATTTCCAACACATATATTATTAATACTACTTTATCTTTTTAATTACAATCTTACTCTACCATTGGAAATGATATAAACTGTTGACGAAATATTAAACCTTAAATCTTAAAAATGTTTTAATTTATCCTCTTGTCTAGAAAATTAAAGTTTAAAACCAATATAAATAAGGGGTAAGTATAACTTACTATAGAGAGAACATGTGTGATGCGGCAGAGTCGCAGAGAAAACAACAATTAAATAGGTGATTTTATTAACTTTAGTTGATCCAGTTGAACTTGGATTTTAGTTGTTTGGGGTTTGTGCTTGACCCTCATAGACCCCTTAGTTCAAATTTAAACTGATTTAGCTTAGCTTGAGCTCAAAATCGAGTTATTTTGAGGTTTGAGCTCAACTCGAATTAGTTTCGAGTCAACTCATCTCGGCTTGAGTTAACTCATTCGGTTTTGAGCCATGACCATAATCAAAACTAAAAGTTTTGGTTCGGTTCAGATTTAAGAAAAAATCAAAATTGAACATGCTAAAGGGCCTATCGCTGCGACTAAACAAAGCTGCTTAAGAAATTTGCTAAATTACTCTTCTCTATTTATAAGGGGGCATTTTTGGCAATGTTTCTTTAGGCGAGCCGTAGGGGACTAATGTGTTTTAGAGCTGCTTTATCTATACTAACTACTATATAATACTCATTTTGCCTTATTTTACTCTCTCAAATAAatatttcatttaaaaaaaagaagTAATAATTTTGTTCAAGCATGTGAAATGAATTACTATACATGCGTATATACTAAATTTAAATTTCTGTTTCTATGTGTGGTTTTTCATGAGCACATTCGCCTGTTATAAATTTGCAACAACTTGTTGCTTAATGATGTTGTATTGGgagtgtttaaaaaaaaaaaaagttaatttttcACTTCTAACCTAAATAATTTCACTTTTTACATTTTAACTcctttgatattttaacacaaagttttttatcttttgcaatttaaccccaatACCTTTTTATTTTGGGGAATtgacctgtaataatcccacTTGAAccttattggccaataataatccaacctcagaatattccccccaccagtcccacctttcacctatttttcctacaatggtcccccgttaaaaaaaaacttaacggagttaagtttttttttttctccaaattacaaacagattttttagggcttttgatcagaacgatgatacgagtccattgatgtaaaacttacttcgaaatggtgctctaagtgacttgattttggttaattgtaaATTTAAACACCCAAATTGAAGCGCctttttcatcgtttggagcaccatttcgaggcaagttttacatcaatagactcgtattgtcgttctaatcaaaagccctaaaaaatctgtttgtaatttggaaaaaagcttaactccgttaagtttttttaacgggagaccattgtaggaaaaataggtgaaaggtgggactagtggggggaatattctgaggtgggattactaacagccaataaggtctaggtgagattattacaggccaatttccattttattttcaactttggtccctcatacttttcatttttcgtaagtttttccgttctaaattttgtgagttaacacacAACAACGTGTGtttggggttcaacgttttttcgtcTCTTTTTTCCCTTTCGACAGGCCTGTCGCAAAACGCTTATCTTTCCCCGTTTGACAGATTCGTTGCAACGCGCGGGTCGTAGATCGACTTATTTATTCTTTTTTTGAAACCCCCTTAAGGATCAAGTACAACACCTATATGCATAAAAGTGTTGCTAATTTATTAAATATGTTACAAATATGTGTAACAC
This is a stretch of genomic DNA from Helianthus annuus cultivar XRQ/B chromosome 16, HanXRQr2.0-SUNRISE, whole genome shotgun sequence. It encodes these proteins:
- the LOC110920391 gene encoding uncharacterized protein LOC110920391, which gives rise to MDSELPTANLRFMNQEFVKLDRFDGQNYTRSADKVKFMLVVLKLYYILDPDLPAIPDDPPGEAEELPNEDLARQRLIRKEAEDLCLGHIKNSLSDRLYDLYAPIKSARELWKALEDKYKAHEEGTNKYLIAKYLDFQMVDDKSILEQVHELQVLVNKLTALSIPLPEIFQVGVIIAKLPPGWKDFSKRMMHKSEDYSLDELLKHLRIEEETRNMDKRGKVGSSVNHLAGGSGHKGKRASSKNKKFTAPKKKEFKKS